The proteins below come from a single Lates calcarifer isolate ASB-BC8 linkage group LG11, TLL_Latcal_v3, whole genome shotgun sequence genomic window:
- the usp7 gene encoding ubiquitin carboxyl-terminal hydrolase 7 isoform X5, with protein MNHHHHHTQQQQQQKAGEQQLSEPEDMEMEAGDTDDPPRIPANPVINGNVAMADGHNNTEEDMEDDTSWRSEATFRFVVERFSRLSESVLSPSCFVRNLPWKIMVMPRFYPDRPHQKSVGFFLQCNAESDSTSWSCHAQAMLKIINYKDDEKSFSRRISHLFFHKENDWGFSNFMSWSDVTDPERGFIDDDKVTFEVYVQADAPHGVAWDSKKHTGYVGLKNQGATCYMNSLLQTLFFTNQLRRAVYMMPTEGDDSSKSVPLALQRVFYELQHSDKPVGTKKLTKSFGWETLDSFMQHDVQELCRVLLDNVENKMKGTCVEGTIPKLFRGKMVSYIQCKHVDYRSERIEDYYDIQLSIKGKKNIFESFKDYVATEQLDGDNKYDAGEHGLQEAEKGVKFLTFPPILHLQLMRFMYDPQTDQNIKINDRFEFPDQLPLDEFLQKPDSKDPANYILHAVLVHSGDNHGGHYVVYLNPKGDGKVSVKEPIWCKFDDDVVSRCTKEEAIEHNYGGHDDDLSVRHCTNAYMLVYIRESKLSEVLQPMTDVDIPQQLVERLQEEKRVEAQKRKERQEAHLYMQVQMVTEDQFCGHQGNDMYDEEKVKYTVFKVLKSSTLQEFVQNLSQTMGFPQDQMRLWPMQARSNGTKRPAMLDYEADCNKSMIDLSDNENPWTIFLETVDPEMAASGATLPKFDKDHDVMLFLKMYDPKTRSLNYCGHIYTPISCKIRDLLPVMCERAGFQQETSLILYEEVKPNLTERIQDYDVSLDKALDELMDGDIIVFQKDDPENDSSELPTAKDYFRDLYHRVDVIFCDKTIHNDPGFVVTLSNRMNYFQVAKTVAQRLNTDPMLLQFFKSQGYRDGPGNPLRHNYEGTLRDLLQFFKPRQPKKLYYQQLKMKITDFENRRSFKSIWLNSQFREEEITLYPDKHGCVRDLLEECKKAVELSEKGSEKLRLLEIVSYKIIGVHQEDELLECLSPAASRTFRIEEIPLDQVDLDKDSEMLIPVAHFHKEVFGTFGIPFLLKIRQGESFREVMRRIQTMLDIQEKEFEKFKFAIVMMGRHQYITEDEYEVNLKDFEPQPGNMSHPRPWLGLDHFNKAPKRGRYTYLEKAIKIHN; from the exons ATgaaccaccaccatcaccacacgcagcagcagcagcaacagaaagcCGGCGAGCAGCAGCTCAGCGAACCAGAGGACATGGAGATGGAAG CTGGGGACACAGACGACCCTCCAAGAATCCCAGCCAACCCAGTGATCAATGGTAACGTGGCCATGGCAGAtggacacaacaacacagaggaggacatgGAGGATG ACACCAGTTGGCGGTCAGAAGCAACTTTTCGGTTTGTGGTAGAACGCTTCAGCCGCTTGAGCGAGTCAGTGCTCAGCCCGTCCTGCTTTGTCCGGAACCTTCCATGGAAGATAATGGTGATGCCACGCTTCTATCCCGACCGGCCACACCAGAAGAGCGTGGGCTTCTTCTTGCAGTGTAACGCAGAGTCAGACTCCAC GTCATGGTCTTGCCATGCACAGGCCATGCTGAAGATCATCAACTACAAAGACGATGAGAAGTCCTTCAGCCGCAGGATCAGTCACCTGTTCTTCCACAAGGAGAATGACTGGGGCTTTTCCAACTTCATGTCCTGGAGT GATGTGACTGATCCAGAAAGGGGCTTCATCGATGATGACAAAGTCACCTTTGAAGTCTATGTCCAGGCAGATGCCCCGCATGGAGTGGC CTGGGACTCTAAGAAACACACAGGCTATGTTGGACTAAAGAACCAGGGAGCGACCTGCTACATGAATAGCCTGCTACAGACACTCTTCTTCACCAACCAACTACGACGG GCGGTGTACATGATGCCCACGGAGGGAGATGACTCGTCCAAGAGCGTCCCCCTGGCACTGCAGAGGGTTTTCTACGAGCTGCAACACAGCGACAAACCTGTTGGCACCAAGAAACTCACCAAGTCCTTTGG GTGGGAAACACTAGATAGCTTCATGCAACATGATGTACAGGAGCTGTGCAGAGTG ctcctggaCAATGTGGAGAACAAAATGAAAGGCACTTGTGTCGAGGGAACCATCCCCAAGCTCTTCAGAGGAAAGATGGTG TCATATATCCAGTGTAAGCATGTGGACTACCGGTCAGAGCGGATAGAGGACTACTATGACATCCAGCTTAGCATAAAAGGAAAGAAGAACA TTTTCGAGTCATTCAAAGATTATGTTGCAACTGAACAATTAGATGGGGACAACAAATACGATGCAGGAGAGCATGGCCTGCAG GAAGCAGAAAAAGGAGTGAAGTTCCTCACCTTCCCTCCAATCCTTCATCTGCAGCTGATGAGGTTCATGTATGACCCACAGACCGACCAAAACATCAAGATTAACGACAG GTTTGAGTTTCCAGATCAGTTACCTCTGGATGAGTTCCTTCAGAAGCCAGACTCCAAGGACCCTGCCAACTACATCCTGCATGCAGTGCTGGTGCACAGCGGGGACAACCACGGTGGTCACTACGTCGTCTATCTTAACCCCAAAGGAGACGGCAAAGTGAGTGTCAAGGAGCCAATA tggtgTAAGTTCGATGATGACGTGGTGTCGCGGTGCACCAAGGAGGAGGCCATAGAACACAACTATGGTGGACATGATGATGACCTCTCAGTGCGCCATTGCACTAATGCATACATGTTGGTCTACATCCGTGAGTCCAAGCTCA GCGAGGTGCTCCAGCCAATGACTGACGTGGACATCCCCCAGCAGCTGGTGGAGcgtctgcaggaggagaaaagggtGGAGgcacaaaagaggaaggagCGTCAAGAAGCTCACCTCTACATGCAGGTTCAG ATGGTGACAGAGGACCAGTTCTGTGGTCATCAGGGCAACGACATGTACGATGAGGAGAAAGTGAAGTACACAGTCTTCAAGGTCCTGAAGAGCTCCACGCTGCAAGAGTTCGTCCAGAACCTCTCCCAGACCATG GGTTTCCCACAGGACCAGATGAGGCTGTGGCCCATGCAGGCCCGGAGCAACGGAACCAAGCGACCCGCTATGCTCGACTATGAGGCCGACTGCAACAAGTCG ATGATTGACTTGAGCGACAACGAGAACCCCTGGACAATATTTCTGGAGACAGTGGATCCAGAGATGGCGGCCAGTGGGGCCACGCTACCCAAGTTTGACAAAGACC atgATGTCATGTTGTTCTTGAAGATGTATGACCCCAAAACCAGAAGCTTAAATTATTGTGGACATATCTACACACCTATATCCTGCAAAATAA GAGACCTGCTGCCAGTCATGTGTGAGAGAGCAGGGTTTCAGCAGGAAACTAGCCTTATCCTCTATGAG GAAGTAAAGCCCAATCTAACAGAGCGGATACAGGACTATGATGTCTCTCTGGACAAGGCCCTGGATGAGCTCATGGACGGGGACATCATTGTCTTCCAGAA GGACGACCCAGAGAATGACAGCAGTGAGCTGCCGACGGCTAAGGACTATTTCCGGGATCTCTACCACCGGGTGGACGTCATTTTCTGTGACAAGACCATCCACAACGACCCTGGCTTCGTGGTCACACTCTCTAACCGCATGAACTATTTTCAG GTGGCCAAGACGGTAGCACAGAGGTTGAACACAGATCCCATGCTGCTGCAGTTCTTCAAGTCACAGGG GTACAGGGACGGTCCAGGGAATCCTCTCAGACACAACTATGAGGGAACGCTGCGGGACCTGCTGCAATTCTTCAAGCCTCGGCAGCCCAAGAAACTGTACTACCAGCAG TTAAAGATGAAGATAACAGACTTTGAGAACAGGAGGAGTTTTAAATCCATATGGCTCAACAGCCAGTTCAGAGAGGAG gaGATCACCCTCTACCCTGACAAACATGGCTGTGTGCGGGACCTTTTGGAAGAATGTAAAAAGGCAGTGGAGCTCTCTGAAAAAGGCTCTGAGAAGCTCAG GCTGTTAGAGATAGTAAGCTATAAAATCATTGGGGTTCACCAGGAGGACGAGCTGCTAGAATGTTTATCTCCGGCTGCCAGCCGCACCTTCAGAATAGAG GAGATTCCTTTGGACCAGGTGGACTTGGACAAGGACAGTGAAATGCTAATCCCTGTCGCTCACTTCCACAAGGAAGTGTTTGGGACCTTTGGGATCCCCTTCTTGCTCAAGATCAGacag GGCGAGTCATTTCgggaggtgatgaggaggatCCAGACCATGTTGGACATTCAGGAGAAAGAATTTGAGAAG tTCAAGTTTGCGATTGTGATGATGGGGCGGCATCAGTACATCACTGAAGACGAGTACGAGGTCAACCTGAAGGACTTTGAACCACAGCCAG GTAACATGTCCCACCCGCGCCCCTGGCTAGGGTTGGATCATTTCAACAAAGCTCCAAAGAGAGGTCGCTACACCTACCTGGAGAAAGCAATCAAGATCCACAACTAA
- the usp7 gene encoding ubiquitin carboxyl-terminal hydrolase 7 isoform X1 yields MNHHHHHTQQQQQQKAGEQQLSEPEDMEMEAGDTDDPPRIPANPVINGNVAMADGHNNTEEDMEDDTSWRSEATFRFVVERFSRLSESVLSPSCFVRNLPWKIMVMPRFYPDRPHQKSVGFFLQCNAESDSTSWSCHAQAMLKIINYKDDEKSFSRRISHLFFHKENDWGFSNFMSWSDVTDPERGFIDDDKVTFEVYVQADAPHGVAWDSKKHTGYVGLKNQGATCYMNSLLQTLFFTNQLRRAVYMMPTEGDDSSKSVPLALQRVFYELQHSDKPVGTKKLTKSFGWETLDSFMQHDVQELCRVLLDNVENKMKGTCVEGTIPKLFRGKMVSYIQCKHVDYRSERIEDYYDIQLSIKGKKNIFESFKDYVATEQLDGDNKYDAGEHGLQEAEKGVKFLTFPPILHLQLMRFMYDPQTDQNIKINDRFEFPDQLPLDEFLQKPDSKDPANYILHAVLVHSGDNHGGHYVVYLNPKGDGKVSVKEPIWCKFDDDVVSRCTKEEAIEHNYGGHDDDLSVRHCTNAYMLVYIRESKLSEVLQPMTDVDIPQQLVERLQEEKRVEAQKRKERQEAHLYMQVQMVTEDQFCGHQGNDMYDEEKVKYTVFKVLKSSTLQEFVQNLSQTMGFPQDQMRLWPMQARSNGTKRPAMLDYEADCNKSMIDLSDNENPWTIFLETVDPEMAASGATLPKFDKDHDVMLFLKMYDPKTRSLNYCGHIYTPISCKIRDLLPVMCERAGFQQETSLILYEEVKPNLTERIQDYDVSLDKALDELMDGDIIVFQKDDPENDSSELPTAKDYFRDLYHRVDVIFCDKTIHNDPGFVVTLSNRMNYFQVAKTVAQRLNTDPMLLQFFKSQGDGPGNPLRHNYEGTLRDLLQFFKPRQPKKLYYQQLKMKITDFENRRSFKSIWLNSQFREEEITLYPDKHGCVRDLLEECKKAVELSEKGSEKLRLLEIVSYKIIGVHQEDELLECLSPAASRTFRIEEIPLDQVDLDKDSEMLIPVAHFHKEVFGTFGIPFLLKIRQGESFREVMRRIQTMLDIQEKEFEKFKFAIVMMGRHQYITEDEYEVNLKDFEPQPGNMSHPRPWLGLDHFNKAPKRGRYTYLEKAIKIHN; encoded by the exons ATgaaccaccaccatcaccacacgcagcagcagcagcaacagaaagcCGGCGAGCAGCAGCTCAGCGAACCAGAGGACATGGAGATGGAAG CTGGGGACACAGACGACCCTCCAAGAATCCCAGCCAACCCAGTGATCAATGGTAACGTGGCCATGGCAGAtggacacaacaacacagaggaggacatgGAGGATG ACACCAGTTGGCGGTCAGAAGCAACTTTTCGGTTTGTGGTAGAACGCTTCAGCCGCTTGAGCGAGTCAGTGCTCAGCCCGTCCTGCTTTGTCCGGAACCTTCCATGGAAGATAATGGTGATGCCACGCTTCTATCCCGACCGGCCACACCAGAAGAGCGTGGGCTTCTTCTTGCAGTGTAACGCAGAGTCAGACTCCAC GTCATGGTCTTGCCATGCACAGGCCATGCTGAAGATCATCAACTACAAAGACGATGAGAAGTCCTTCAGCCGCAGGATCAGTCACCTGTTCTTCCACAAGGAGAATGACTGGGGCTTTTCCAACTTCATGTCCTGGAGT GATGTGACTGATCCAGAAAGGGGCTTCATCGATGATGACAAAGTCACCTTTGAAGTCTATGTCCAGGCAGATGCCCCGCATGGAGTGGC CTGGGACTCTAAGAAACACACAGGCTATGTTGGACTAAAGAACCAGGGAGCGACCTGCTACATGAATAGCCTGCTACAGACACTCTTCTTCACCAACCAACTACGACGG GCGGTGTACATGATGCCCACGGAGGGAGATGACTCGTCCAAGAGCGTCCCCCTGGCACTGCAGAGGGTTTTCTACGAGCTGCAACACAGCGACAAACCTGTTGGCACCAAGAAACTCACCAAGTCCTTTGG GTGGGAAACACTAGATAGCTTCATGCAACATGATGTACAGGAGCTGTGCAGAGTG ctcctggaCAATGTGGAGAACAAAATGAAAGGCACTTGTGTCGAGGGAACCATCCCCAAGCTCTTCAGAGGAAAGATGGTG TCATATATCCAGTGTAAGCATGTGGACTACCGGTCAGAGCGGATAGAGGACTACTATGACATCCAGCTTAGCATAAAAGGAAAGAAGAACA TTTTCGAGTCATTCAAAGATTATGTTGCAACTGAACAATTAGATGGGGACAACAAATACGATGCAGGAGAGCATGGCCTGCAG GAAGCAGAAAAAGGAGTGAAGTTCCTCACCTTCCCTCCAATCCTTCATCTGCAGCTGATGAGGTTCATGTATGACCCACAGACCGACCAAAACATCAAGATTAACGACAG GTTTGAGTTTCCAGATCAGTTACCTCTGGATGAGTTCCTTCAGAAGCCAGACTCCAAGGACCCTGCCAACTACATCCTGCATGCAGTGCTGGTGCACAGCGGGGACAACCACGGTGGTCACTACGTCGTCTATCTTAACCCCAAAGGAGACGGCAAAGTGAGTGTCAAGGAGCCAATA tggtgTAAGTTCGATGATGACGTGGTGTCGCGGTGCACCAAGGAGGAGGCCATAGAACACAACTATGGTGGACATGATGATGACCTCTCAGTGCGCCATTGCACTAATGCATACATGTTGGTCTACATCCGTGAGTCCAAGCTCA GCGAGGTGCTCCAGCCAATGACTGACGTGGACATCCCCCAGCAGCTGGTGGAGcgtctgcaggaggagaaaagggtGGAGgcacaaaagaggaaggagCGTCAAGAAGCTCACCTCTACATGCAGGTTCAG ATGGTGACAGAGGACCAGTTCTGTGGTCATCAGGGCAACGACATGTACGATGAGGAGAAAGTGAAGTACACAGTCTTCAAGGTCCTGAAGAGCTCCACGCTGCAAGAGTTCGTCCAGAACCTCTCCCAGACCATG GGTTTCCCACAGGACCAGATGAGGCTGTGGCCCATGCAGGCCCGGAGCAACGGAACCAAGCGACCCGCTATGCTCGACTATGAGGCCGACTGCAACAAGTCG ATGATTGACTTGAGCGACAACGAGAACCCCTGGACAATATTTCTGGAGACAGTGGATCCAGAGATGGCGGCCAGTGGGGCCACGCTACCCAAGTTTGACAAAGACC atgATGTCATGTTGTTCTTGAAGATGTATGACCCCAAAACCAGAAGCTTAAATTATTGTGGACATATCTACACACCTATATCCTGCAAAATAA GAGACCTGCTGCCAGTCATGTGTGAGAGAGCAGGGTTTCAGCAGGAAACTAGCCTTATCCTCTATGAG GAAGTAAAGCCCAATCTAACAGAGCGGATACAGGACTATGATGTCTCTCTGGACAAGGCCCTGGATGAGCTCATGGACGGGGACATCATTGTCTTCCAGAA GGACGACCCAGAGAATGACAGCAGTGAGCTGCCGACGGCTAAGGACTATTTCCGGGATCTCTACCACCGGGTGGACGTCATTTTCTGTGACAAGACCATCCACAACGACCCTGGCTTCGTGGTCACACTCTCTAACCGCATGAACTATTTTCAG GTGGCCAAGACGGTAGCACAGAGGTTGAACACAGATCCCATGCTGCTGCAGTTCTTCAAGTCACAGGG GGACGGTCCAGGGAATCCTCTCAGACACAACTATGAGGGAACGCTGCGGGACCTGCTGCAATTCTTCAAGCCTCGGCAGCCCAAGAAACTGTACTACCAGCAG TTAAAGATGAAGATAACAGACTTTGAGAACAGGAGGAGTTTTAAATCCATATGGCTCAACAGCCAGTTCAGAGAGGAG gaGATCACCCTCTACCCTGACAAACATGGCTGTGTGCGGGACCTTTTGGAAGAATGTAAAAAGGCAGTGGAGCTCTCTGAAAAAGGCTCTGAGAAGCTCAG GCTGTTAGAGATAGTAAGCTATAAAATCATTGGGGTTCACCAGGAGGACGAGCTGCTAGAATGTTTATCTCCGGCTGCCAGCCGCACCTTCAGAATAGAG GAGATTCCTTTGGACCAGGTGGACTTGGACAAGGACAGTGAAATGCTAATCCCTGTCGCTCACTTCCACAAGGAAGTGTTTGGGACCTTTGGGATCCCCTTCTTGCTCAAGATCAGacag GGCGAGTCATTTCgggaggtgatgaggaggatCCAGACCATGTTGGACATTCAGGAGAAAGAATTTGAGAAG tTCAAGTTTGCGATTGTGATGATGGGGCGGCATCAGTACATCACTGAAGACGAGTACGAGGTCAACCTGAAGGACTTTGAACCACAGCCAG GTAACATGTCCCACCCGCGCCCCTGGCTAGGGTTGGATCATTTCAACAAAGCTCCAAAGAGAGGTCGCTACACCTACCTGGAGAAAGCAATCAAGATCCACAACTAA
- the usp7 gene encoding ubiquitin carboxyl-terminal hydrolase 7 isoform X2, giving the protein MNHHHHHTQQQQQQKAGEQQLSEPEDMEMEAGDTDDPPRIPANPVINGNVAMADGHNNTEEDMEDDTSWRSEATFRFVVERFSRLSESVLSPSCFVRNLPWKIMVMPRFYPDRPHQKSVGFFLQCNAESDSTSWSCHAQAMLKIINYKDDEKSFSRRISHLFFHKENDWGFSNFMSWSDVTDPERGFIDDDKVTFEVYVQADAPHGVAWDSKKHTGYVGLKNQGATCYMNSLLQTLFFTNQLRRAVYMMPTEGDDSSKSVPLALQRVFYELQHSDKPVGTKKLTKSFGWETLDSFMQHDVQELCRVLLDNVENKMKGTCVEGTIPKLFRGKMVSYIQCKHVDYRSERIEDYYDIQLSIKGKKNIFESFKDYVATEQLDGDNKYDAGEHGLQEAEKGVKFLTFPPILHLQLMRFMYDPQTDQNIKINDRFEFPDQLPLDEFLQKPDSKDPANYILHAVLVHSGDNHGGHYVVYLNPKGDGKWCKFDDDVVSRCTKEEAIEHNYGGHDDDLSVRHCTNAYMLVYIRESKLSEVLQPMTDVDIPQQLVERLQEEKRVEAQKRKERQEAHLYMQVQMVTEDQFCGHQGNDMYDEEKVKYTVFKVLKSSTLQEFVQNLSQTMGFPQDQMRLWPMQARSNGTKRPAMLDYEADCNKSMIDLSDNENPWTIFLETVDPEMAASGATLPKFDKDHDVMLFLKMYDPKTRSLNYCGHIYTPISCKIRDLLPVMCERAGFQQETSLILYEEVKPNLTERIQDYDVSLDKALDELMDGDIIVFQKDDPENDSSELPTAKDYFRDLYHRVDVIFCDKTIHNDPGFVVTLSNRMNYFQVAKTVAQRLNTDPMLLQFFKSQGYRDGPGNPLRHNYEGTLRDLLQFFKPRQPKKLYYQQLKMKITDFENRRSFKSIWLNSQFREEEITLYPDKHGCVRDLLEECKKAVELSEKGSEKLRLLEIVSYKIIGVHQEDELLECLSPAASRTFRIEEIPLDQVDLDKDSEMLIPVAHFHKEVFGTFGIPFLLKIRQGESFREVMRRIQTMLDIQEKEFEKFKFAIVMMGRHQYITEDEYEVNLKDFEPQPGNMSHPRPWLGLDHFNKAPKRGRYTYLEKAIKIHN; this is encoded by the exons ATgaaccaccaccatcaccacacgcagcagcagcagcaacagaaagcCGGCGAGCAGCAGCTCAGCGAACCAGAGGACATGGAGATGGAAG CTGGGGACACAGACGACCCTCCAAGAATCCCAGCCAACCCAGTGATCAATGGTAACGTGGCCATGGCAGAtggacacaacaacacagaggaggacatgGAGGATG ACACCAGTTGGCGGTCAGAAGCAACTTTTCGGTTTGTGGTAGAACGCTTCAGCCGCTTGAGCGAGTCAGTGCTCAGCCCGTCCTGCTTTGTCCGGAACCTTCCATGGAAGATAATGGTGATGCCACGCTTCTATCCCGACCGGCCACACCAGAAGAGCGTGGGCTTCTTCTTGCAGTGTAACGCAGAGTCAGACTCCAC GTCATGGTCTTGCCATGCACAGGCCATGCTGAAGATCATCAACTACAAAGACGATGAGAAGTCCTTCAGCCGCAGGATCAGTCACCTGTTCTTCCACAAGGAGAATGACTGGGGCTTTTCCAACTTCATGTCCTGGAGT GATGTGACTGATCCAGAAAGGGGCTTCATCGATGATGACAAAGTCACCTTTGAAGTCTATGTCCAGGCAGATGCCCCGCATGGAGTGGC CTGGGACTCTAAGAAACACACAGGCTATGTTGGACTAAAGAACCAGGGAGCGACCTGCTACATGAATAGCCTGCTACAGACACTCTTCTTCACCAACCAACTACGACGG GCGGTGTACATGATGCCCACGGAGGGAGATGACTCGTCCAAGAGCGTCCCCCTGGCACTGCAGAGGGTTTTCTACGAGCTGCAACACAGCGACAAACCTGTTGGCACCAAGAAACTCACCAAGTCCTTTGG GTGGGAAACACTAGATAGCTTCATGCAACATGATGTACAGGAGCTGTGCAGAGTG ctcctggaCAATGTGGAGAACAAAATGAAAGGCACTTGTGTCGAGGGAACCATCCCCAAGCTCTTCAGAGGAAAGATGGTG TCATATATCCAGTGTAAGCATGTGGACTACCGGTCAGAGCGGATAGAGGACTACTATGACATCCAGCTTAGCATAAAAGGAAAGAAGAACA TTTTCGAGTCATTCAAAGATTATGTTGCAACTGAACAATTAGATGGGGACAACAAATACGATGCAGGAGAGCATGGCCTGCAG GAAGCAGAAAAAGGAGTGAAGTTCCTCACCTTCCCTCCAATCCTTCATCTGCAGCTGATGAGGTTCATGTATGACCCACAGACCGACCAAAACATCAAGATTAACGACAG GTTTGAGTTTCCAGATCAGTTACCTCTGGATGAGTTCCTTCAGAAGCCAGACTCCAAGGACCCTGCCAACTACATCCTGCATGCAGTGCTGGTGCACAGCGGGGACAACCACGGTGGTCACTACGTCGTCTATCTTAACCCCAAAGGAGACGGCAAA tggtgTAAGTTCGATGATGACGTGGTGTCGCGGTGCACCAAGGAGGAGGCCATAGAACACAACTATGGTGGACATGATGATGACCTCTCAGTGCGCCATTGCACTAATGCATACATGTTGGTCTACATCCGTGAGTCCAAGCTCA GCGAGGTGCTCCAGCCAATGACTGACGTGGACATCCCCCAGCAGCTGGTGGAGcgtctgcaggaggagaaaagggtGGAGgcacaaaagaggaaggagCGTCAAGAAGCTCACCTCTACATGCAGGTTCAG ATGGTGACAGAGGACCAGTTCTGTGGTCATCAGGGCAACGACATGTACGATGAGGAGAAAGTGAAGTACACAGTCTTCAAGGTCCTGAAGAGCTCCACGCTGCAAGAGTTCGTCCAGAACCTCTCCCAGACCATG GGTTTCCCACAGGACCAGATGAGGCTGTGGCCCATGCAGGCCCGGAGCAACGGAACCAAGCGACCCGCTATGCTCGACTATGAGGCCGACTGCAACAAGTCG ATGATTGACTTGAGCGACAACGAGAACCCCTGGACAATATTTCTGGAGACAGTGGATCCAGAGATGGCGGCCAGTGGGGCCACGCTACCCAAGTTTGACAAAGACC atgATGTCATGTTGTTCTTGAAGATGTATGACCCCAAAACCAGAAGCTTAAATTATTGTGGACATATCTACACACCTATATCCTGCAAAATAA GAGACCTGCTGCCAGTCATGTGTGAGAGAGCAGGGTTTCAGCAGGAAACTAGCCTTATCCTCTATGAG GAAGTAAAGCCCAATCTAACAGAGCGGATACAGGACTATGATGTCTCTCTGGACAAGGCCCTGGATGAGCTCATGGACGGGGACATCATTGTCTTCCAGAA GGACGACCCAGAGAATGACAGCAGTGAGCTGCCGACGGCTAAGGACTATTTCCGGGATCTCTACCACCGGGTGGACGTCATTTTCTGTGACAAGACCATCCACAACGACCCTGGCTTCGTGGTCACACTCTCTAACCGCATGAACTATTTTCAG GTGGCCAAGACGGTAGCACAGAGGTTGAACACAGATCCCATGCTGCTGCAGTTCTTCAAGTCACAGGG GTACAGGGACGGTCCAGGGAATCCTCTCAGACACAACTATGAGGGAACGCTGCGGGACCTGCTGCAATTCTTCAAGCCTCGGCAGCCCAAGAAACTGTACTACCAGCAG TTAAAGATGAAGATAACAGACTTTGAGAACAGGAGGAGTTTTAAATCCATATGGCTCAACAGCCAGTTCAGAGAGGAG gaGATCACCCTCTACCCTGACAAACATGGCTGTGTGCGGGACCTTTTGGAAGAATGTAAAAAGGCAGTGGAGCTCTCTGAAAAAGGCTCTGAGAAGCTCAG GCTGTTAGAGATAGTAAGCTATAAAATCATTGGGGTTCACCAGGAGGACGAGCTGCTAGAATGTTTATCTCCGGCTGCCAGCCGCACCTTCAGAATAGAG GAGATTCCTTTGGACCAGGTGGACTTGGACAAGGACAGTGAAATGCTAATCCCTGTCGCTCACTTCCACAAGGAAGTGTTTGGGACCTTTGGGATCCCCTTCTTGCTCAAGATCAGacag GGCGAGTCATTTCgggaggtgatgaggaggatCCAGACCATGTTGGACATTCAGGAGAAAGAATTTGAGAAG tTCAAGTTTGCGATTGTGATGATGGGGCGGCATCAGTACATCACTGAAGACGAGTACGAGGTCAACCTGAAGGACTTTGAACCACAGCCAG GTAACATGTCCCACCCGCGCCCCTGGCTAGGGTTGGATCATTTCAACAAAGCTCCAAAGAGAGGTCGCTACACCTACCTGGAGAAAGCAATCAAGATCCACAACTAA